The Meles meles chromosome 6, mMelMel3.1 paternal haplotype, whole genome shotgun sequence DNA segment CTCAAGTCCCAGCCACCCCCTGGTCCCCTGCCCCCGCACCATCCCCTGCTGTGGCCcaacactgagccacacaggggccacGTCTCTGTGTCCAAAGCAAGACAGAAGTTCCCTGCAAAGACACTGCAACGCTGGGCACTCCAGAACTGTGCCAACAGCCACTCGCGGCAAGTGTCACTGATGATGCAGCCAAAAACTAGCAACATCTCCTAGCCAAGGACTGCAGCGATCCCTCCTGGCActtgggagaaactgaggcccagaaccTGGCCCCTCACGAGGCCCGCAAGAAGGCTAGGCCAGAGGGGCTGGGACCGACACTCCTGACTCCCCAGCCCCAGAAACCCCCCACAAATGAAACCACCGAACTCTGAGCTGCTTCCTCTGGCCTCCAGCCGCctgtggtgggaggtggggtcgGATACAGAGTTACAACGGGAAACCCGAGTGCTAGCGGTAGATTGCTAATCGGTAACAAAATATCCCTCTCAACCCAGTCCTGCTCTGAACTCAGAGGCTGCGCaggtaaataaaggaaaaattgccCCGGGTGGCGCACCCCACCTGCACCGGTCCGGTTCCCACCCCAACACCCCACATAGGCCACTCAGCCAccaaaccagagagagagagtccctcCTCTGCTCAGGCGTCACTCTGGGGAAGAACAGTCATTTAAAGCCTAGACACATTTTTCTCTGAGCCAGGAAAGCCTTTAAGAGAACCAGAAAGGGCTGTTTAATCTCCACCTTCAGGCAAATAGCTCAGGGAGTAGCAACTGCCACTAGAAGTGGGAGCCAAGCCACCAAAAATGTGGAAGAacagggaggtagggagaggcaCGAGTGGCAGGACGGCCACGCATCGGGGGCCGGGAACGGCAGGCGAGGTTCTGCTTCACAGACCCAAGCTGGGCCCCATAGGTCACATGGGCGTGGAAGACACTAGCCAAGCTTTCCTGAGGCCAAAGGTCCTCCACCCACACCCAGGCTACCTACCACCACCACACTTCCTCTAAGGCCACCAACAGTTTACAGGTCCCTTGGGAGAATTTTTATCTCCCCCTCAAATCCACAAGGCAGAGATCAACTCCACTCTACAgatcaaggaaactgaggcaggcagaggagaaaagCCAGGACCCATTCCAAGCACATATCCCTCTGGAAAGAGCCTCGGCTGAGAAAGGTCCACCCACCCTGAGAAGTTCGGGACTGAAAGCAAACTAGAGGCTCCTGGCTGGGTTCCTCTGGCCCGGCTTCCTGGGAGTCTCAGCCCGCAGGCGGCACAGAGAACCGCAGGTGGAATttcacacaccccccccccacacacacacggatGCTGCCCAGGTTTAGGGTTGTCTGTTGCTCCAAATAAGAGGGGAAATTCACCTGTACCCAAAGGGCCTttcttcccccgcccccacgcACCTCTCCCCGCAAGAACTGTCCACTCCTGGACCAGGATTTCCAGGTTGGGATGAGGCTCCCCAACCGGCCTTGCAGTGCCGACACGAATGCTGATAAATGCACAGGAGAGAAACTTTTCTGAGGTCCAGTGGGTCCGCGGCCCGGCTGCGGACTTGGAGCTGGGCCGGGTCACGCCTCCATCACTTGATCAGAAAAACGTCACCCAAAACCCCACTGCGGGTGGGCGCGGGATCTCCCAGCCCTTGGGTCTGGATGCCAGCTGGAGGAGGGGTCTGGAGTCCCGACCGCCCcgggggaaggggccgtgggCCTGACACCCGCGCTCCCGGACCCGAGCCGTCCTTACCGTGCAGGCCGTTGGGGATGCTTCGGTGGTGCGGTGGCGCCGACAGGTCGTCCAGGGATCTGCGCGTGGCTACTGCCTTGCCGTCGGAGGCCTTGTGCGGCCCCGGGGGCAGCAGCGGGGGCGggatgtggtggtggtggtccgGGCTGCCTCCGCTACCCGCGCTCGACGTGCTGCTGCCGTCGCCCACGTCGCGGGCCCCCGCGCCCGCCGCGCCGCCGGCCAGCGGCCCGCTCAGGCTGGCCTGGCTGTCGATGGAGCTGCGGgagcccgcgccgccgccgccgcccgcgccgcccccaccccccgccagcgCCGCGCGCTCCTCGTCCAGCATCAGCACCAGCTCCTTGAGCTCCAGGTTTTCGCGCAGCAGGGCCTCCTGGCGCGCCTCGAGCTCGCGCAGTTTCTGCTGCGAGCGGGCCACCTCGTGCCACACGGCGCCGGCCGCGTGGCGCCCGAAGCGCTGCCACTCGCGCGCCAGCTTGCGCCCCTTCTGCCGGTCGTCGTCGAGGAAGCAGCAGAGCTCGCGTAGCTCCTGGTTGTCGTCCTGCAGCCGCTGGTTCACGTCCTTGAGGCCGCGGATCTCCAGCAGGTGCTGCTGCAGCCGCCGGTTCACGTCGCGCATCAGGCCGCCGTGCTCCAGCATGAGGCCCACCTTCTCGCCCTCCGCGCGCCGCAGCCGCCGCGCCAGCTCCTCCTTGCTCCAGCGCAGCAGCTCCTCGTCCGGCACCTGGCTCAGCTCCTCcgacgccgccgccgccgccgccgggggcTTCGCCATGGCGGGGCCGTCACCGCGGCATCGCCCGCGCCCTCGCCCGGCCGGCGCTCCCCGCGCCGGGGCGGCGCTGGGCCGGTGCGCTCACGGGCAGGGGGCGGCCGGGGGCGCGTGCGGGCCGCCCCGCGCCTCCTCGCGCGCCCTCACGCAGCGTTCGCCCGGGGCCGCCCGGGAACAGCGGGGCTCGGGGCTCGGCGAGCTGGGACCGCTGCTGCGTCGGCGGCCGCCGTGCCGGGCGCTCTCCGGGTTCGGGCGAAGCAGGCGGAGGCCCGCCCCCGGCCCAGCTCCCggagccccggccgccccgcccactccgggcggggagggggcggggcgcctCGGCCGGCTCCGCCTCCGGGGGGAGCGAGGGGACGGGCAGAGGCGCGGCCGGCCCCCGACGTCCCCCAGCGCCGTGCGCCCGCCCGCCCGGCGCCCTGCCAGAGGCGCATTCGAGCCGCGGTCCCGCCCCCCCGACCATCCGATTGGGCCTCTTcgggggtgtgtgggaggggcGGGGCGCAAGCGGGGGACGCCGAGGAGATGGTACAGTCCAGCCACCCGGCTTCCAACCCCCCTCCGGGCGGTTCAAGTTTCTGCGCCGGGAGGACGCGGCCTTGGCCAATCCCTGGGCTACAGGGCGCTTTTAAAATGCAGGTACGGCTGCGGGGAGGGGGACGGTGGGAAAGGTAGGGCAGGGCTTTCCTTAAAGGAGACGCGCGGGAATGGACGCTGAGCCCCCTCCCAGGCCTGCGTCCCCCGCgcaccctcccccgccccaaataaacaaattccCGGGAGCCGAAGGACAGCGCCGCTTCTCCCTCCCGGGGGCACCAGAGCCCGGCGTAGTGAGAGATCCGACGAACAATGGGACTCTGACTCGGGGGTCGCTGTCCCCGGAGGCAGGGCGGCTCTTTGTCCCCTTCCTTGTCCCCGACTCCTCCGCCCCCATCTCCACTCCCGTCCCCAGCCTGAGCACGCGGAAGGGCTGCGTTTCCACTCCAGCCCAGCGCTGTGGCTCCTGCGTCTGCGCCCCGGAGGGCCAGGGCCTCGCCAGACGTGTCTCCGAGCACGGTGTGTACCCGCTCCCCTGTCCCAGGGGGCGAGGGCACAGGGAacttgcccccccccccggccggAGCTGCGTTCAGAGCACTGCTCCCCCGCCCACCCGACCGCTAGTCCCCGGGCTTCGAGGGAGAGTCGGGGATTTGAAGGAGGAGACCATTGGAGGGGATGGAGGAAGGTCTCCCACCCGGGCTTTAACGGCAGGGTCGGGGGTCGCCGACCCACCAGCAGAAACCCCGTCCCACCGGCAGCCTCTCTGGGCACCCGGGGTGTTCCCCCAGCGTGGGAGTCTGTCTCATTATCCTTGAGTCCCCCGAAGCGTGTTTACAGCGCGCCTGCTGCCGGCTGGTCCGAGGGGGGCGTCCCTCCCCCGAGACCCGCAATAACATAAAACCCGCGCGCGCTCGACTGGGAGCCACCACGGCCTGGAGCGCGCGCCCGCGCGGTAGCTGATGGCCCCATTTCCAGTTGCTCAACCATTCGTTGGCCGCCTGCACACCCAGCACCTTCTCTACACCGGCCCTGTTCCAAACCCACGGGGGATTCCGCAGGGCAGGACAGCAGAGGTCACTACCCTCTGGGGGGACGTTGCAGTCtccggggaggaggagagggagatgatAAACACTAGATAAGCGGGAGGCGGCTCCTAAGTGCTGCGCAGGGGATTAAGACAAGCTGCTGTCACAGAAAGTGATAATCAGTTACTTTAGATCCCGTGGTCAAGGAGGACCACTCAGGAGGTGCATCTAAGCTgagacctgagcagaaaggacAAAGATGAGGCGGGAAGGGCCCTCCAGGTGAAGGGAGGGGAGTGCAGAGGCCCTAGGGTTGGCCTGTTAGTCGCCTATACAAAGAAGGCAGGTGGGGCTGGGAATGGGCCAGGGAAGGGCTGAGAGATGAGGTCAGTGGGGGCCGGATCCTGAATGATTCTAAGGCAGCTGGGAAAGCAGTAGGGGGTTAGCACCAAGCAACCTGACCTGATTTGCCTTTTAAGAGGCTCACTCTGGCCCGCTCTTGAAGGGATGGGGAGGTGCACAGAGAGGTCACTATTCAGTACCTCATTCcccacccatgcgcccctcttTCCAGGTAGTTGTtcaggagagggtggtagggagaggatgagtgggaggagcagagctCTGAGGGTGAAGCCCCAGAAGAGTTCAGGGTTCCCATGACTTGGCCCAGGTGAGCCCCTGTTCTCCATAGGCCCAGCCCAGCCCGGATGAatttgggtggggagagggtttCAGCTCACACCTGGGAGGCTGCAAGCCTGTCT contains these protein-coding regions:
- the CCDC85C gene encoding coiled-coil domain-containing protein 85C isoform X5 — its product is MAKPPAAAAAASEELSQVPDEELLRWSKEELARRLRRAEGEKVGLMLEHGGLMRDVNRRLQQHLLEIRGLKDVNQRLQDDNQELRELCCFLDDDRQKGRKLAREWQRFGRHAAGAVWHEVARSQQKLRELEARQEALLRENLELKELVLMLDEERAALAGGGGGAGGGGGAGSRSSIDSQASLSGPLAGGAAGAGARDVGDGSSTSSAGSGGSPDHHHHIPPPLLPPGPHKASDGKAVATRRSLDDLSAPPHHRSIPNGLHDPSSSYIRQLETKMRLLEGDKPLAQVPVLLAAATGRQSGGQDHDPDPKPRVSGLAGPGEFRTLRKGFSPYYSESQLASLPPYQDSLQNGPACTVPELSSPPSAGYSSVGQKPEAVVHAMKVLEVHENLDRQLQDSCEEDLSEKEKAVVREMCNVVWRKLGDAASSKPSIRQHLSGNQFKGPL
- the CCDC85C gene encoding coiled-coil domain-containing protein 85C isoform X4, which encodes MAKPPAAAAAASEELSQVPDEELLRWSKEELARRLRRAEGEKVGLMLEHGGLMRDVNRRLQQHLLEIRGLKDVNQRLQDDNQELRELCCFLDDDRQKGRKLAREWQRFGRHAAGAVWHEVARSQQKLRELEARQEALLRENLELKELVLMLDEERAALAGGGGGAGGGGGAGSRSSIDSQASLSGPLAGGAAGAGARDVGDGSSTSSAGSGGSPDHHHHIPPPLLPPGPHKASDGKAVATRRSLDDLSAPPHHRSIPNGLHDPSSSYIRQLETKMRLLEGDKPLAQAGPGEFRTLRKGFSPYYSESQLASLPPYQDSLQNGPACTVPELSSPPSAGYSSVGQKPEAVVHAMKVLEVHENLDRQLQDSCEEDLSEKEKAVVREMCNVRRFRARRRGSGVRGPGGGGWSGENSGTRPAPSPPSGSTCLGTSSRGLCRAASLWTWTGPAGRPGRVAGPRVRFLW
- the CCDC85C gene encoding coiled-coil domain-containing protein 85C isoform X2 — protein: MAKPPAAAAAASEELSQVPDEELLRWSKEELARRLRRAEGEKVGLMLEHGGLMRDVNRRLQQHLLEIRGLKDVNQRLQDDNQELRELCCFLDDDRQKGRKLAREWQRFGRHAAGAVWHEVARSQQKLRELEARQEALLRENLELKELVLMLDEERAALAGGGGGAGGGGGAGSRSSIDSQASLSGPLAGGAAGAGARDVGDGSSTSSAGSGGSPDHHHHIPPPLLPPGPHKASDGKAVATRRSLDDLSAPPHHRSIPNGLHDPSSSYIRQLETKMRLLEGDKPLAQVPVLLAAATGRQSGGQDHDPDPKPRAGPGEFRTLRKGFSPYYSESQLASLPPYQDSLQNGPACTVPELSSPPSAGYSSVGQKPEAVVHAMKVLEVHENLDRQLQDSCEEDLSEKEKAVVREMCNVRRFRARRRGSGVRGPGGGGWSGENSGTRPAPSPPSGSTCLGTSSRGLCRAASLWTWTGPAGRPGRVAGPRVRFLW
- the CCDC85C gene encoding coiled-coil domain-containing protein 85C isoform X6 — translated: MAKPPAAAAAASEELSQVPDEELLRWSKEELARRLRRAEGEKVGLMLEHGGLMRDVNRRLQQHLLEIRGLKDVNQRLQDDNQELRELCCFLDDDRQKGRKLAREWQRFGRHAAGAVWHEVARSQQKLRELEARQEALLRENLELKELVLMLDEERAALAGGGGGAGGGGGAGSRSSIDSQASLSGPLAGGAAGAGARDVGDGSSTSSAGSGGSPDHHHHIPPPLLPPGPHKASDGKAVATRRSLDDLSAPPHHRSIPNGLHDPSSSYIRQLETKMRLLEGDKPLAQQAGPGEFRTLRKGFSPYYSESQLASLPPYQDSLQNGPACTVPELSSPPSAGYSSVGQKPEAVVHAMKVLEVHENLDRQLQDSCEEDLSEKEKAVVREMCNVVWRKLGDAASSKPSIRQHLSGNQFKGPL
- the CCDC85C gene encoding coiled-coil domain-containing protein 85C isoform X7, which gives rise to MAKPPAAAAAASEELSQVPDEELLRWSKEELARRLRRAEGEKVGLMLEHGGLMRDVNRRLQQHLLEIRGLKDVNQRLQDDNQELRELCCFLDDDRQKGRKLAREWQRFGRHAAGAVWHEVARSQQKLRELEARQEALLRENLELKELVLMLDEERAALAGGGGGAGGGGGAGSRSSIDSQASLSGPLAGGAAGAGARDVGDGSSTSSAGSGGSPDHHHHIPPPLLPPGPHKASDGKAVATRRSLDDLSAPPHHRSIPNGLHDPSSSYIRQLETKMRLLEGDKPLAQVPVLLAAATGRQSGGQDHDPDPKPRLPRPYGRPRSWLQVELSGGTCLQWCLGWGLL
- the CCDC85C gene encoding coiled-coil domain-containing protein 85C isoform X3, with translation MAKPPAAAAAASEELSQVPDEELLRWSKEELARRLRRAEGEKVGLMLEHGGLMRDVNRRLQQHLLEIRGLKDVNQRLQDDNQELRELCCFLDDDRQKGRKLAREWQRFGRHAAGAVWHEVARSQQKLRELEARQEALLRENLELKELVLMLDEERAALAGGGGGAGGGGGAGSRSSIDSQASLSGPLAGGAAGAGARDVGDGSSTSSAGSGGSPDHHHHIPPPLLPPGPHKASDGKAVATRRSLDDLSAPPHHRSIPNGLHDPSSSYIRQLETKMRLLEGDKPLAQQAGPGEFRTLRKGFSPYYSESQLASLPPYQDSLQNGPACTVPELSSPPSAGYSSVGQKPEAVVHAMKVLEVHENLDRQLQDSCEEDLSEKEKAVVREMCNVRRFRARRRGSGVRGPGGGGWSGENSGTRPAPSPPSGSTCLGTSSRGLCRAASLWTWTGPAGRPGRVAGPRVRFLW
- the CCDC85C gene encoding coiled-coil domain-containing protein 85C isoform X1 codes for the protein MAKPPAAAAAASEELSQVPDEELLRWSKEELARRLRRAEGEKVGLMLEHGGLMRDVNRRLQQHLLEIRGLKDVNQRLQDDNQELRELCCFLDDDRQKGRKLAREWQRFGRHAAGAVWHEVARSQQKLRELEARQEALLRENLELKELVLMLDEERAALAGGGGGAGGGGGAGSRSSIDSQASLSGPLAGGAAGAGARDVGDGSSTSSAGSGGSPDHHHHIPPPLLPPGPHKASDGKAVATRRSLDDLSAPPHHRSIPNGLHDPSSSYIRQLETKMRLLEGDKPLAQVPVLLAAATGRQSGGQDHDPDPKPRVSGLAGPGEFRTLRKGFSPYYSESQLASLPPYQDSLQNGPACTVPELSSPPSAGYSSVGQKPEAVVHAMKVLEVHENLDRQLQDSCEEDLSEKEKAVVREMCNVRRFRARRRGSGVRGPGGGGWSGENSGTRPAPSPPSGSTCLGTSSRGLCRAASLWTWTGPAGRPGRVAGPRVRFLW